The sequence GGGACACCGAAGTATGAGGATTCTGGTGTCTAATACCCTCATTTGGAGTGGTAGAACTCATATCAGAGAAGACTAGAGCGGTTTCGAGAAGCCTATTATCCGGAGGGTAACCTTTGATTTCATTCCCAAATCGGCATCTAAGAGTGGGGGTGCTATTAGCAAAGTGGTTGGAAGAGGCAGAAAAAACCGTGGAGCATCGAGACTCATCATGTCCTAAaagaccacaaacaaaacagCAAAGGGCAATCGTTCGTATTTCACCTGGATAAGGTTTTTACTGCCATTACGTCTCTGGATTGGAATGGTAGGGCAAAGGGGGTTCCGGACATCAATAATCACTCTCGCCCTAAGATAATGTTGCCTTTGCCCAGCTTGAGTTCCTTTAATGAGCATAATCCGCTGCGGTGTGCCTATTCGCATAGCAAACTGCCTTCCTAGATGTAGCTCCAACAATCCAAGTTGGGAGAATGCATTGGAATCCAGAATGCAACATTACAAAAATCCCATTTCTGCTCCTGATTCCATCGTTCAAGGACAATCAAGTTACCTGCAACTGACCATGGTTCTTCTGCAAGAACATTCTCCATATCATTCCGGTGTCGGAATTGAAATAAGAACCTATTCTGGTCCATAGGAGAAACTTGAGATTCGAGGCTGTTACAAGTCCTTCAGTTACTGCTTGCTTTCGATATCGTTTTCCTTCAAGAACAAACCCAACGAGGGTAGTATAACCCATGATTCGGACAGTCGATTCTCTTCCTCATTacccaaaaggaaaatctcTGCATATGCCTTTGGGTTAGAAGAGTCAGGATGAATAGGAACAGAGGTCGGCAACCGTGCCGTAGATGATATTTTTTCCGAGTGCGTGAGGATTAGTCTCGGCGGGGTTCCGCCATTAGTAGAAGTAAAGGGTCAGCAAGGAAAACAAGGTGTCATGAGAGGAGAAGGGAGGAGAAGAAAGCTAGAGGAGGGACACCGCCTACAACGGGGAGGGAAAGCACGACTTACGACGGAggaaaaaattaagaagaatTACAGTTAATTTAGATGTTGGATGATAGGTTAGTCATCACTTGTGTTCAGTAATGTTTGACACTGCCTCTATTATAAGTTTATAACAGATCAAACTGACAAGTCTCTGGATTTAATCGGCCAATCCACTGCAAGTGGTGTTGTATTTGTTCCTTAATTTGTTAAGATTTGGGAACAAGTCCTTGAAGGGTAGGGTGTGAAAAAACAGAACTGAACCGGTCAAAATgaacccaaatcaaatcaaactgaACCGATTCCATATTAAGCCACTTTTCGTTTGGGGTATCatgaaactagttgaaaaccgGGCCCAATCAGATCAGATTATGTTTAGAAAAAATAAACCTAAAAAGCAGCGTGGCACCTGCACCTTCACCTTCACATAGTAGGAGTGAAACAACCACCCCTTTATCCACAATTGTTTTTATATATACACATGGTGAACCAAAACAAAGcccaataaaagaaaactgaaataaacctATATCAAACCAAGCCTTCCCTTATTGGGTGGTTCAGTTTGGCCCAGTCTAGCCCGAGACCGGTTCAACCCGATTGAATCCGAAAGTACCCTTATGGATGGGTAGTGTTTCAACAAATTTGGAATTTtctcatttgaaaaaaataaaatcagatgTGTCCTCAAGAATCCTTTTCCCGATTGCGTATAAAGAAAAGCAAATTGCAATCTCTAATATTTGTTGTGTTGACTAGTACAAAATCAAGCTCGtggttgaaaaataaaaaataaataaatacccaCTTAGAAGAGCATCAGATTCCAATTTGATTATGGGAAATTTTTTCCACAACCATAGTGTAAGGAAGTGGAATAAGCTTTTCCATAGCTTGGGTATTGATGTGAAACCATATCCAACAATCCTAATATCCCAAGCTTCATCAATAAGCCCAAACAGAACCTTTTATAGTTGCAGACCTTACTAAGGCCTTTAGAACATCTAGAAAGGGTATCTCTTCTTCTTACCAACTAGCCATTGTAGCTCTTTAGCATGGACTAGAGTTGCAGGTCCCAGAAACTCTTCCTTCCTTCAAGGAGTCTGAAATCAATAGCTTGTCTGGATCTTCAATTCTGCATGGGTAGCACCAGCATCAGGGCTTCTTATTACTATGAGAGACTAGTGGCCATTGTTTTGGCCCTTCTTGCAGTTCTATCACCTCTGTACATCGACCGGAAACCGGCGGCAGAAGtcgaagaagatgaagatggtaCCATCAGCTTTGTTTCCTGGGCATGGCTACCTCTGTTGCTAGTAGTCCTTATTATTTCCATCAACATGTCTTGTTACCTAGACCGAAGATTAAAGAGGTTTGATCCTTACTGGATACACAGAGTTGGAGGTTCTCCATGTGGGATCCTAGCCCTTCTTATGTTGCTTGCTTTGGTTTTGAAGTGCAAAGCTTCTTCTATCAGTAACTGAACTTGGAGCCCTGAAAGGTGAATTAAAGGAAGAAGGTGGAGGACACAAAGTGCTTCCAAGTGTGGGGGGAGGAAATCAGTTTCAGTTAAGCACCAGGGACCATTAACAACTATTAATTCTTGTAAGATTTTgtatatttattatttcatcTTCATGGTTTGTACTGCTTTTTCTTTGTGGAAGAGGTCAATTTCCATCGTTTTGCTTGTAGCCTATGCAATCTGTGCATCACAGGAGTCCCTCAGATCGGTTCCGGTTTTTCTGGTTCAGTTCGGGATATAATATGTTCAAATTGAAATCGAACTCAAACCAGATAATTTTCATAACCTCAAAAgcaaaatcgaaccgaattgatttgattttattcaaAGCTTATTCGGTTTCATTCTTTTAGTACATGGCCTTGATAATTTGGTTCAAATTCAGTTGAAATGGAAATAACTTACTAAACAAATATAGTTGGTAAAGAAATTACAGCCTCATGAAGATAAGAGGGTCTCATAATGTTAAATATGATATCTTTCATATCTCTTTACACAACTCAATAAAGAAATCTGTAGTAGGTAATTTCACAACTCGACAAAGACACATGATTGTAGGGTTTAGTATGATTTAtattacattttattttattcggTTCAATTCAAATAGACAGTTTTCAgtctaaaatcaaaatcaaaacgaTTGAAATTTCACttgtcaaaaccaaaattgaattggatttttttttttcaattcagtTCGCTTTTAAAGTTGGTTTCAATTTCGattttcaattttataattttcgaTTCCGGTTTCAAATAGACAGTTTTCAGTCTAAAATTGAATTGACGTA is a genomic window of Macadamia integrifolia cultivar HAES 741 chromosome 13, SCU_Mint_v3, whole genome shotgun sequence containing:
- the LOC122059584 gene encoding uncharacterized protein LOC122059584 produces the protein MGSTSIRASYYYERLVAIVLALLAVLSPLYIDRKPAAEVEEDEDGTISFVSWAWLPLLLVVLIISINMSCYLDRRLKRFDPYWIHRVGGSPCGILALLMLLALVLKCKASSISN